A window of Halomonas sp. GFAJ-1 contains these coding sequences:
- a CDS encoding cobyric acid synthase CobQ: MTTLMIQGTTSDAGKSTVVAGLCRVLKRRGMSVASFKPQNMALNSAVTSDGGEIGRSTALQAQAAGVIPHSDMNPVLLKPETDRGAQVILRGKVHGHMDALDYHAFKRTAKESVMAAWQALEQRYDVIIAEGAGSPAEINLRKGDIANMGFAEAADCPVLLVGDIDRGGVFAQLVGTLALLSDSEQARTKGFIVNRFRGDIALLEPGLEWLEARTDKPVLGTLPYVQGLLLDAEDSIGLTQAPQASQPLNVIVPALPRMSNHTDFDPLRLHPQVSLTFVGPDRQIPPADVILLPGSKSTASDLAWLKRQGWEAAITRHLRYGGKVMGICGGFQMLGEWVDDPEGLEGSPGKVAGLGLLPMTTRMVAGKQLRNVSGTMVGQDAAVIGYEIHNGISEGAALNQPLLDLGSHRDGAISSDGQILGTYVHGVFDHPEACRALLTHLGLKNTVEVDYRAHREKELDRLADTLEAHLDIGAILKMLNVS; encoded by the coding sequence ATGACCACACTAATGATTCAAGGCACCACCTCGGATGCAGGAAAAAGCACCGTGGTGGCGGGTCTGTGCCGTGTTCTCAAGCGCAGGGGGATGTCGGTGGCCTCGTTTAAGCCCCAGAACATGGCCCTGAATAGCGCGGTGACCAGCGATGGCGGCGAGATTGGCCGCTCCACCGCGCTACAGGCCCAGGCTGCAGGCGTCATTCCCCATAGCGATATGAACCCGGTACTGCTGAAGCCGGAAACTGATCGCGGCGCCCAGGTGATTCTGCGCGGCAAGGTGCATGGCCATATGGATGCACTGGATTACCATGCGTTTAAGCGCACAGCGAAAGAGAGCGTCATGGCAGCGTGGCAGGCCTTAGAGCAGCGCTATGACGTGATTATTGCCGAAGGCGCGGGTAGCCCTGCGGAAATCAACCTACGTAAAGGCGATATCGCCAATATGGGCTTTGCTGAAGCTGCCGACTGCCCGGTACTGCTGGTGGGCGATATTGATCGTGGCGGCGTCTTTGCTCAGCTCGTAGGTACGCTGGCGCTATTAAGTGACAGCGAGCAGGCGCGCACCAAAGGTTTTATCGTGAACCGTTTTCGGGGAGATATTGCGCTGCTGGAGCCTGGGCTTGAGTGGCTAGAGGCGCGCACTGACAAGCCGGTACTGGGTACGCTGCCCTATGTGCAGGGGTTACTGTTGGACGCGGAAGATAGTATTGGTTTAACTCAGGCCCCGCAGGCAAGCCAGCCCCTCAACGTTATCGTTCCCGCGCTACCGCGCATGAGTAACCACACGGATTTCGACCCACTGCGCCTGCACCCGCAGGTATCGCTGACGTTTGTAGGACCTGACCGGCAGATCCCCCCAGCGGATGTGATTCTCCTGCCCGGCAGCAAAAGTACGGCCAGCGACTTGGCATGGCTTAAGCGCCAAGGCTGGGAGGCAGCGATTACTCGCCACCTGCGCTATGGTGGCAAAGTGATGGGTATTTGCGGTGGCTTCCAAATGCTGGGTGAATGGGTAGATGATCCAGAAGGGCTAGAAGGCAGTCCAGGAAAAGTTGCTGGGCTTGGACTGCTACCGATGACCACGCGAATGGTGGCTGGCAAGCAGTTACGCAATGTTAGTGGCACGATGGTGGGGCAGGACGCGGCAGTGATCGGCTACGAGATTCACAATGGGATTAGTGAAGGAGCCGCTCTAAACCAGCCACTGCTTGACCTAGGCAGCCATCGGGATGGGGCAATCAGTAGCGACGGCCAGATATTAGGTACCTATGTGCACGGCGTGTTTGACCACCCGGAAGCCTGCCGAGCGTTGCTCACGCACTTAGGATTAAAAAATACGGTGGAGGTCGATTACCGCGCCCACCGTGAGAAAGAGCTGGATCGTTTGGCGGACACGCTAGAAGCTCACTTGGATATAGGCGCGATACTCAAAATGCTCAATGTTAGCTAA
- a CDS encoding translation initiation inhibitor yields MPQFNNDPTLPKPSFPGSHMVIDDHYVFISGLTVADISNGQAVRGNIKEETQLVMHELKRMLQQEGGSLADVLRVDIHLADLKQINALDSIYAEFFEPGRYPARTCTESPHLCGGSAVEITLMATRQRD; encoded by the coding sequence ATGCCACAGTTTAATAACGACCCGACACTGCCTAAGCCCAGCTTTCCAGGAAGCCACATGGTCATTGACGACCATTATGTGTTTATTTCGGGACTTACCGTTGCCGATATTTCTAATGGTCAAGCTGTCCGCGGCAATATTAAAGAGGAAACACAGTTAGTTATGCACGAACTTAAGCGCATGCTGCAGCAAGAAGGCGGCAGCTTAGCGGATGTTTTACGAGTGGATATACATTTAGCAGATTTAAAACAGATCAACGCGCTAGACAGTATCTATGCTGAATTTTTTGAGCCTGGTCGTTACCCCGCGCGCACCTGCACGGAGTCGCCACACCTCTGTGGTGGCAGCGCTGTCGAAATCACCCTAATGGCCACGCGCCAGCGCGATTAA
- a CDS encoding cytochrome B, producing MALAIRDTHSRYGLVSRALHWAMALLFLWQFSGATARVLLEDTALESFLWGTHRTVGVMLMALILLRIVWALINASRRPPSVSVMAKLGHLALYGLMVAVPTIALIRQYGSGRALDVFGVNLMPGFEGERIDWMVDLGGLLHGELGWAMLALIVGHIVMAVMHRRLTNHDVLKRMA from the coding sequence ATGGCGTTAGCGATAAGGGATACCCACTCCCGCTATGGTTTGGTGAGTAGGGCGCTGCATTGGGCGATGGCACTGCTTTTTTTATGGCAGTTTAGCGGTGCCACGGCGCGAGTGCTTTTGGAAGATACTGCGCTGGAATCTTTCTTATGGGGTACGCACCGTACTGTGGGCGTAATGCTTATGGCGCTTATTTTGTTACGCATTGTGTGGGCGCTCATCAATGCATCGCGCCGTCCGCCTTCAGTGAGCGTGATGGCAAAACTAGGTCATTTGGCGCTGTACGGCTTAATGGTTGCTGTGCCCACGATTGCCTTAATACGCCAATATGGCTCGGGCCGGGCATTGGATGTTTTTGGCGTCAATCTAATGCCGGGTTTTGAGGGTGAGCGTATTGATTGGATGGTAGACCTAGGCGGCTTGCTACACGGCGAGCTAGGCTGGGCGATGTTAGCGCTGATCGTCGGCCATATCGTAATGGCGGTTATGCACCGCAGGCTAACTAATCATGATGTGCTAAAGCGTATGGCGTAA
- a CDS encoding xanthine/uracil/vitamin C permease, giving the protein MLLKRKYGEEHPYWPVGPFKVRLPFIHFRWEIPETIQALVMFVIGLGMIPLLEQYLGLPYEVALAYVVVCGIGFILPPLLGVPFVAGWITPAIPVVLLFIGQFEPGPEAIRAMVALQLMVTAIFLFMAVTRLGTKLVNSVPDSIKAGILLGAGIAAISGEISVGGRLYETPISLGIGGLITLYVLFSLSFRDLTEKFRWARNIAAYGMVPGMLITMAIGWGVAEYPMPTVEWGIAVPDFGGIWAYLPFTIGAPGIDLLVTAIPTAIIAYIIAFGDIIVGQSLIKRVDHLRPDEKIEVNVDRVHLITGLRNLMHSMFAPYPGLAGPLFTGAMATIAERYRYGRGAMDTIYSGASVFWIVGFLALFLLPLVTLFRPVLPIALSITLLITGYLCIAVAVEQIKNATAMGVAGIMGVVLATHGAAWGLGIGVILYFMIEHRARSHAEDEADEPIHVEEDAVVEVEEKPIS; this is encoded by the coding sequence GTGCTGCTCAAACGTAAATACGGGGAAGAACATCCCTACTGGCCCGTTGGCCCCTTCAAAGTTCGTTTGCCCTTTATCCATTTCCGCTGGGAAATACCCGAGACCATTCAGGCGCTGGTCATGTTTGTTATCGGGCTGGGGATGATTCCGCTTTTGGAGCAGTATCTAGGGCTGCCCTATGAAGTGGCACTAGCGTATGTCGTGGTGTGTGGTATCGGTTTTATTCTTCCCCCGTTGCTCGGGGTGCCTTTTGTGGCGGGGTGGATTACGCCCGCTATTCCCGTGGTACTGCTGTTTATTGGTCAGTTTGAGCCAGGGCCGGAAGCTATCCGCGCGATGGTGGCACTGCAGCTAATGGTCACGGCGATTTTCCTATTTATGGCGGTGACGCGTTTAGGTACGAAGCTGGTTAACAGCGTGCCGGACTCCATCAAGGCGGGCATTTTGTTGGGCGCTGGTATCGCCGCGATAAGTGGCGAAATTAGCGTTGGCGGGAGGCTTTATGAAACGCCTATTTCACTGGGTATTGGTGGTTTAATTACCCTGTATGTCCTGTTTTCACTTTCGTTTCGCGACCTGACTGAAAAATTCCGTTGGGCGCGTAATATCGCCGCCTATGGCATGGTGCCCGGTATGTTAATTACCATGGCGATTGGCTGGGGGGTAGCGGAGTACCCGATGCCTACGGTGGAGTGGGGCATTGCCGTGCCGGACTTTGGCGGCATCTGGGCCTACCTGCCGTTTACCATTGGTGCGCCGGGTATTGATCTACTGGTCACCGCTATACCTACCGCTATCATCGCTTACATAATTGCCTTTGGTGACATCATTGTGGGTCAGAGCTTGATCAAGCGTGTGGATCATTTGCGGCCGGATGAGAAAATCGAAGTGAATGTTGATCGTGTTCACCTGATCACGGGCTTGCGAAACCTAATGCACTCTATGTTTGCTCCTTACCCAGGCCTTGCCGGGCCGCTCTTTACCGGGGCAATGGCCACTATTGCTGAGCGCTACCGGTATGGCCGCGGCGCCATGGATACTATTTATTCGGGGGCGTCGGTATTCTGGATAGTGGGCTTTTTGGCGCTATTCTTACTGCCGCTGGTAACGCTCTTCCGCCCGGTACTGCCCATTGCGCTCTCGATTACTTTGCTGATTACCGGTTATTTGTGTATTGCGGTTGCGGTAGAGCAGATTAAAAACGCAACGGCCATGGGGGTCGCTGGCATTATGGGTGTGGTGCTGGCTACACACGGCGCTGCGTGGGGGCTGGGAATTGGGGTGATTCTCTACTTTATGATTGAACACCGTGCGCGAAGCCATGCGGAAGATGAGGCTGATGAGCCTATCCACGTGGAAGAAGATGCGGTGGTCGAGGTGGAGGAAAAACCGATTAGTTAG